A window from Enterocloster bolteae encodes these proteins:
- a CDS encoding aldo/keto reductase, translating into MEMEIKMKKLGFGTMRLPVLNQEDPASVDLEQVCKMVDTFMERGFTYFDTAYMYHKYESERAVKKALVDRWPRDRYVLADKLPLSHLKEEADMERFFQEQLEKCGVSYFDYYMLHNMSRSYYETAERLGAFAFVRRKKEEGKARRIGFSFHADAELLEEILSKHPELDFVQLQLNYIDWDSPNIQSRQCYEVCRRYGKDVIVMEPVKGGTLADVPLEAEKLMEAHAPGMTPASWAVRFAASREGVIMVLSGMSDYSQLLDNTAYMQDFVPLTEEEEGIVARAAEIIQSATAIACTSCQYCVEGCPKQIPIPKYFSLYNQYSLFGEKSNSRGYYQNYGGRYGKAGDCIGCRRCEAICPQHLPIVQHMKEIAEVFEPAK; encoded by the coding sequence ATGGAGATGGAGATTAAAATGAAAAAGCTGGGATTTGGAACCATGAGGCTGCCCGTGTTAAATCAGGAGGATCCGGCGTCAGTGGACCTGGAGCAGGTCTGCAAGATGGTGGATACCTTTATGGAAAGGGGATTTACCTATTTTGACACTGCCTACATGTACCACAAATACGAGAGCGAGAGAGCGGTAAAAAAGGCCCTGGTGGATCGCTGGCCCAGAGACAGATATGTTTTGGCGGATAAGCTGCCCCTCAGCCACCTGAAAGAGGAGGCGGACATGGAGCGGTTTTTCCAGGAACAGCTTGAAAAGTGCGGTGTTTCCTATTTTGACTACTACATGCTCCACAATATGTCCAGGTCATATTATGAAACAGCTGAGCGTCTGGGGGCGTTTGCCTTTGTCCGCAGGAAAAAGGAGGAGGGAAAGGCCCGCAGAATCGGATTTTCCTTCCATGCGGATGCTGAGCTTCTGGAGGAGATTCTTTCAAAACACCCTGAGCTGGATTTTGTGCAGCTGCAGTTAAATTACATAGACTGGGACAGCCCCAATATCCAGTCCCGCCAGTGCTACGAGGTGTGCCGCAGATACGGGAAGGATGTCATTGTCATGGAGCCGGTCAAGGGCGGAACCCTGGCGGATGTGCCCCTGGAGGCCGAAAAGCTGATGGAGGCACATGCTCCCGGCATGACGCCTGCATCCTGGGCCGTCCGTTTTGCCGCCAGCCGCGAGGGCGTCATCATGGTGCTGTCAGGCATGTCTGATTACAGCCAGCTTCTGGACAACACAGCCTATATGCAGGACTTTGTTCCCCTGACCGAGGAGGAGGAAGGCATTGTGGCCAGAGCGGCAGAAATCATCCAGTCCGCCACAGCCATTGCCTGTACATCATGCCAGTACTGTGTGGAGGGATGTCCGAAGCAGATTCCCATACCAAAGTATTTCTCTCTTTACAACCAGTACAGCCTCTTTGGGGAAAAATCCAATTCCAGGGGCTACTACCAGAATTATGGGGGCAGATACGGGAAAGCCGGGGACTGCATCGGCTGCCGCAGATGTGAGGCCATATGCCCCCAGCATCTGCCCATTGTACAGCACATGAAGGAAATAGCAGAGGTGTTTGAGCCGGCCAAATAA
- a CDS encoding single-stranded DNA-binding protein, translated as MSEKMIENNRVSVIGEIVSGFTFSHEVFGEGFYMVDVAVNRLSEQADIIPLMISERLIDVHKDYSGSTVECIGQFRSYNRHEGIKNRLMLSIFVREIHFIEEFTDYTKTNQIFLDGYICKPPIYRKTPLGREIADILLAVNRPYGKSDYIPCISWGRNARFASSFEVGTRVRVWGRVQSREYTKKLSETECEKRIAYEVSISKLECDEA; from the coding sequence ATGTCAGAAAAAATGATTGAAAACAACAGGGTAAGCGTTATCGGAGAAATCGTGTCGGGATTTACCTTCAGCCATGAAGTCTTCGGAGAAGGATTTTATATGGTGGATGTGGCTGTCAACAGACTCAGCGAGCAGGCGGACATCATTCCCCTGATGATATCCGAGCGCCTTATAGACGTACATAAAGACTATTCAGGCAGCACCGTGGAGTGCATAGGCCAGTTCCGCTCCTACAACCGGCATGAGGGAATCAAAAACCGGCTGATGCTGTCCATCTTTGTAAGGGAAATCCATTTTATCGAGGAATTCACGGATTACACCAAGACCAATCAGATATTCCTGGACGGTTATATCTGCAAGCCGCCAATATACAGAAAGACTCCTCTCGGACGGGAAATCGCAGATATTCTTCTGGCTGTGAACCGCCCCTACGGCAAATCCGATTACATACCCTGCATCAGCTGGGGACGCAACGCGCGTTTTGCTTCCAGCTTCGAGGTAGGCACCAGGGTAAGGGTTTGGGGCCGTGTGCAGAGCCGCGAGTACACCAAGAAGCTCAGTGAGACAGAGTGCGAGAAGCGCATTGCATATGAGGTCTCCATCAGCAAGCTGGAATGTGACGAGGCTTGA
- a CDS encoding ABC transporter substrate-binding protein, whose product MSIADAKAALDGGSVDAALIAGAAAYQAKQQGYHMVADGEGLIKAIIAVAVREDFYEKNRDVIDRFMEAQKRVAAFMKDNQDEVLQIVAEELDLDEEAVREMYACYDFSMDVTDEDKAGFQKTADFMFKSGMIEEEMDVNSLFL is encoded by the coding sequence ATGTCCATTGCGGACGCAAAGGCAGCCCTGGACGGCGGCAGCGTGGACGCGGCCCTCATTGCAGGTGCAGCCGCTTATCAGGCCAAGCAGCAGGGATATCATATGGTGGCTGACGGAGAAGGACTCATAAAAGCCATTATTGCCGTGGCTGTCAGGGAAGATTTTTATGAAAAAAACCGGGATGTGATTGACCGTTTCATGGAAGCCCAGAAGCGTGTTGCCGCATTTATGAAGGATAATCAGGATGAGGTCCTGCAGATTGTGGCAGAGGAGCTGGATTTGGATGAAGAGGCGGTAAGGGAAATGTATGCCTGCTATGATTTTTCCATGGATGTTACCGATGAGGATAAGGCGGGCTTCCAGAAAACAGCTGATTTCATGTTTAAATCAGGCATGATAGAGGAAGAAATGGATGTAAACAGTTTGTTTTTGTAA
- a CDS encoding UvrD-helicase domain-containing protein, protein MSIVNFIDEDIHYAEKILLGNKTFDINEKLPIIKRMDKSISVMACPGSGKTTALMGKIIALVNHLPLNDGKGICIITHTNVAINEIKSRLGSRGDILFQYPNFIGTIQAFTDKFLSIPFLKQAYRQGITAINDEYYYQKMFQRKKEITILKKYAYGKCGRDYSKIDNYIKSIVLRRKDGEFDFCTGDKSLNLKNKSSDTYKALYSLLVDSLFSQGILRYDDTYLLAQMYLEEHPELSYYFCSRFQYVFMDEVQDNRGVQNEILDKIFLPERVVIQKFGDMDQAIYDDKEEVERNVLEDRYEISKSMRFPQNIADIIENLRVEPHKKTLIGNGNADAFIYILVFEHDKICNVKDKFVDLILEHNLKKEKSVFKCCGWVGYKEKEEQLSVKSYYPMYISNKDVTIKQVGMSFQSILEENAKHNVTVGLIYKSVIVCIVRYLNMNDITFEEKQITYSILEKYIKNNMTIEWINLRSLIVREATKIKNYDETAFKIIGTEALHIVFHFFEECNEKQFLKLFERQTNSKKDVLYNCYTRDGVSVLFDTVHGVKGETHTGTLYVETYFNKKTDMQRILKFMSGSNIKKMGADEKKALKVGYVGMSRATDMLCIAIGEDTFKMYEKEIEELEQSRKLQICHI, encoded by the coding sequence ATGAGTATTGTGAACTTTATAGACGAGGATATCCATTACGCAGAAAAGATATTATTGGGAAATAAAACTTTTGATATAAATGAAAAACTTCCTATTATCAAAAGAATGGATAAGTCTATTTCTGTTATGGCTTGTCCTGGAAGTGGAAAGACAACTGCGCTTATGGGAAAGATTATAGCACTTGTCAATCATTTACCACTTAATGATGGAAAGGGAATTTGTATAATTACACATACAAATGTAGCAATTAATGAAATTAAAAGTAGACTAGGAAGCAGAGGAGATATATTATTTCAATATCCTAATTTTATTGGGACAATACAGGCATTTACAGATAAATTTTTGTCGATTCCTTTTTTAAAACAGGCATACAGACAAGGAATTACTGCTATAAATGATGAGTATTATTATCAAAAAATGTTTCAGAGAAAAAAAGAGATTACTATTCTAAAGAAGTATGCATATGGAAAATGCGGTAGAGACTACTCAAAAATAGATAACTATATAAAAAGTATTGTATTGCGGAGAAAAGATGGAGAATTTGATTTCTGTACTGGAGACAAATCTTTAAATTTAAAAAACAAGTCATCAGACACATATAAGGCATTATATTCGCTATTGGTAGACAGTTTATTTAGTCAAGGAATATTACGATATGATGATACATACTTGTTAGCACAGATGTATCTTGAAGAACATCCAGAATTGTCATACTATTTTTGCTCTAGATTTCAATATGTTTTTATGGATGAGGTACAGGACAATAGGGGAGTACAGAATGAGATATTAGATAAAATTTTTTTGCCGGAGCGAGTGGTTATTCAAAAATTTGGAGATATGGATCAGGCTATTTATGATGATAAAGAAGAGGTGGAGCGTAATGTTCTGGAGGATAGATATGAGATCTCAAAAAGTATGAGATTTCCACAAAATATTGCAGATATTATTGAAAATTTACGAGTTGAGCCACATAAAAAAACTTTAATAGGAAATGGAAATGCAGATGCATTCATTTACATATTAGTTTTTGAGCATGATAAAATCTGTAATGTAAAAGATAAATTTGTAGATTTGATTCTGGAACATAATCTTAAAAAAGAAAAATCAGTATTTAAGTGTTGTGGATGGGTTGGCTATAAAGAAAAAGAAGAACAGTTATCAGTTAAAAGTTATTATCCTATGTATATATCCAATAAGGATGTTACTATTAAACAGGTAGGCATGAGTTTTCAATCCATTTTGGAAGAAAATGCAAAGCATAATGTAACAGTAGGATTAATTTATAAATCTGTGATAGTATGTATTGTAAGATATTTGAATATGAATGATATTACATTTGAGGAAAAGCAGATTACGTATTCCATATTAGAAAAGTATATAAAAAACAATATGACAATAGAATGGATAAATTTACGAAGTCTTATTGTAAGAGAGGCAACAAAAATTAAGAATTACGATGAAACAGCATTTAAAATAATTGGAACAGAAGCCTTGCATATAGTATTTCATTTTTTTGAGGAGTGTAATGAAAAACAGTTTTTAAAACTGTTTGAAAGACAAACTAATTCTAAAAAAGATGTCTTGTATAATTGTTATACAAGGGACGGTGTATCTGTACTATTTGATACGGTTCATGGAGTTAAGGGGGAGACTCACACGGGAACTCTATATGTGGAAACGTATTTTAATAAAAAAACGGATATGCAACGGATTTTGAAGTTCATGAGTGGCAGCAATATTAAGAAGATGGGAGCAGATGAGAAAAAGGCATTAAAAGTAGGGTATGTAGGTATGAGTCGTGCAACAGACATGCTTTGTATTGCAATAGGAGAAGATACCTTTAAAATGTATGAAAAGGAAATAGAGGAATTGGAACAATCTAGAAAACTTCAAATATGTCATATTTAA
- the spoVAD gene encoding stage V sporulation protein AD, with product MGQMKGKASIEFEHPPVIISAGSVVGKKEGEGPLGSLFDEVELDDMFGMDNWEQAESTMQKKTADLVIEKGGIRKGDLRYLFAGDLLGQLIATSFGTVDLEIPLFGLYGACSTMGEALGLGAMAVNAGYADQVMSMASSHFATAEKQFRFPLAYGNQRPPSATWTVTGCGAVVLAGNRKDGMARIAGITTGRMVDMGAKDSMNMGAAMAPAAFHTIEQNLEDFQVNETWYDKIITGDLGEVGRTILLEFMKNKGRDLSQLHMDCGMEIYDKEQQDTHSGGSGCGCSAVTLCSYILPKVQDGTWKRVLFVPTGALLSSVSFNEGQSIPGIAHAVVIEHIDS from the coding sequence ATGGGACAAATGAAAGGCAAGGCAAGTATTGAATTTGAACATCCCCCGGTCATCATAAGCGCTGGCTCTGTCGTTGGGAAAAAGGAGGGGGAAGGCCCTCTGGGAAGCCTGTTTGACGAGGTGGAACTGGACGATATGTTTGGTATGGATAATTGGGAGCAGGCAGAGAGCACCATGCAGAAGAAAACCGCAGATCTGGTCATTGAAAAGGGCGGCATACGAAAGGGTGACCTGCGCTATCTGTTTGCAGGCGATCTGCTGGGGCAGCTCATAGCCACATCCTTTGGCACTGTGGATTTGGAGATCCCTCTTTTCGGGTTATACGGGGCCTGCTCCACCATGGGAGAGGCATTGGGATTAGGGGCAATGGCGGTCAACGCAGGATATGCGGACCAGGTTATGTCCATGGCGTCCAGCCATTTTGCCACTGCGGAAAAACAGTTCCGTTTTCCGCTGGCCTATGGGAACCAGCGGCCGCCCTCTGCCACATGGACGGTAACGGGCTGCGGCGCCGTGGTCCTGGCTGGAAACCGGAAAGATGGTATGGCCCGCATCGCAGGCATTACAACGGGACGCATGGTGGACATGGGCGCCAAGGATTCCATGAATATGGGAGCAGCCATGGCTCCGGCAGCATTCCACACCATTGAGCAGAACCTGGAGGATTTTCAGGTCAATGAGACCTGGTATGATAAAATCATTACCGGGGATCTGGGAGAGGTGGGAAGGACCATTTTGCTGGAGTTTATGAAGAATAAAGGAAGGGACTTAAGCCAGCTTCACATGGACTGCGGTATGGAGATATACGATAAGGAACAGCAGGACACCCATTCAGGCGGAAGCGGATGCGGCTGTTCCGCTGTCACCCTTTGCTCCTACATCCTCCCCAAGGTACAGGACGGCACATGGAAGCGGGTTTTATTTGTCCCCACAGGTGCCCTGCTGTCCTCGGTCAGCTTCAATGAAGGACAGAGCATACCGGGCATTGCCCATGCAGTCGTCATTGAACATATAGACAGTTAA
- a CDS encoding transglycosylase domain-containing protein, which translates to MNYGKYEAERRLKSLHSKSGKYASRLLLNIFKALFVLFLFLAVVGASIGFGMVKGIIDNAPSVDILNIQPSRFATAVYDSAGNLTDTLVTSGSNREEATYEELPKDLINAFVSIEDSRFWSHNGIDIRSIARAVKGIVSDDYAGGGSTITQQLIKNNVFSGGMESGWGARIERKLQEQYLAVQLEKNSGMSKEDTKKLIITNYLNTINLGNNTLGVKVAAKRYFNKDVSDLTLSECTVLASITKNPSRLNPISGRENNAERRRIVLQYMYEQGYITKAQQEEALADDVYDRIQNVDTAAKGTNSHYSYFTDELIEQVISALMEKLDYTESQASNLLYSGGLQIYTTQDPALQAIVDEEINNPDNYSVAKYSVEYRLSITHADGTTEHYSEENLRTFRKSVLGDSSFEGLYASKEAVQDDIDQYKAWLLKDGDEIIGERQNLILQPQASFVLLDQHTGEVKALCGGRGEKTASLTLNRASNVYRQPGSAFKVITAFAPALDACGATLGTVYYDAPYTIGTKTFRNWWNSGYGFTGYSSIRDGIIYSMNIVAVRCLMETVTPQLGVEYAENMGITSLTKDDLGAATALGGITKGVSNLELTTAYASIANGGVYTKPRFFTKILDHNGKVLIDNEPETKQVLKDSTAFLLTDAMSESMKSNRKFTRPGVSINSTSTRAALTGMTAAGKSGTTTSNNDVWFVGYTPYYTAGIWGGCDNNQKLKHGGVNNGGTTFHKDIWRNIMNRVHEGLSDPGFAVPDSIETAEICRKSGKRAVSGVCNHDPRGNAVYTEYFAKGTAPTEVCDKHVEVTVCAESGMRPTPYCPTKTTRVCMTLPEGEEGATDDSVFAIPGYCTIHSDVSTIIPPNTGDSDNTGPTVTPIGPGYQSPQESTEGFGPGNRPY; encoded by the coding sequence ATGAACTATGGAAAGTACGAGGCTGAGCGCAGGCTTAAGTCTCTCCACTCTAAATCGGGCAAATACGCTTCACGGCTGCTCCTTAATATATTTAAGGCGCTATTTGTCCTGTTTTTATTTCTGGCAGTAGTGGGTGCATCCATCGGTTTCGGTATGGTTAAAGGCATTATAGATAATGCCCCTTCCGTTGATATTCTAAATATTCAGCCCAGCCGTTTTGCCACTGCGGTATACGACTCTGCCGGAAACCTGACAGATACCCTGGTCACCAGCGGCTCCAACCGTGAGGAAGCCACCTACGAGGAACTTCCAAAGGATTTGATCAACGCATTCGTATCCATTGAGGATTCCCGTTTCTGGAGCCACAACGGAATCGACATCCGTTCCATTGCCAGGGCCGTAAAGGGCATTGTCAGCGATGACTATGCGGGCGGCGGAAGCACCATAACACAGCAGCTCATCAAGAACAACGTGTTCTCCGGAGGTATGGAATCCGGCTGGGGGGCCAGGATTGAGCGAAAACTGCAGGAGCAGTACCTTGCCGTTCAGCTGGAAAAGAATTCAGGCATGAGCAAGGAAGATACAAAGAAGCTGATTATCACCAACTATCTCAATACCATCAACCTGGGCAACAACACCCTGGGAGTAAAGGTGGCGGCCAAACGCTATTTCAATAAGGACGTTTCCGACCTGACCCTCTCCGAGTGTACTGTGCTTGCATCCATCACCAAGAATCCCTCCAGACTCAATCCCATATCAGGACGCGAAAACAATGCGGAACGCAGGAGAATCGTACTCCAGTATATGTATGAGCAGGGTTATATCACCAAGGCCCAGCAGGAGGAAGCCCTGGCCGATGATGTATACGACAGGATACAGAACGTGGATACAGCCGCCAAGGGGACTAACAGCCATTACAGCTATTTTACGGACGAACTCATTGAGCAGGTCATCAGTGCCCTGATGGAAAAGCTGGATTACACGGAAAGTCAGGCCAGCAATCTTCTTTACTCCGGCGGGCTTCAGATTTATACCACCCAGGATCCGGCCCTGCAGGCCATTGTGGACGAGGAGATCAATAACCCGGACAACTATTCTGTTGCCAAGTATTCTGTGGAGTACAGGCTTTCCATCACTCACGCAGACGGCACCACGGAGCATTATTCAGAAGAAAACCTGCGCACCTTCCGCAAGAGCGTGCTGGGAGATTCCTCCTTTGAGGGACTCTACGCCTCCAAGGAAGCGGTCCAGGACGACATTGACCAGTATAAGGCATGGCTTTTAAAGGATGGCGATGAAATCATCGGAGAGCGCCAGAACCTGATTTTACAGCCCCAGGCTTCCTTTGTTCTCTTAGACCAGCACACAGGCGAGGTCAAGGCACTGTGCGGCGGCCGCGGTGAAAAGACGGCCAGCCTTACCTTAAACCGCGCCAGCAACGTATACCGCCAGCCGGGCTCCGCCTTTAAGGTAATCACTGCTTTTGCCCCTGCCCTGGACGCATGCGGCGCTACCCTGGGCACGGTTTACTACGACGCGCCTTATACCATAGGAACGAAAACCTTCAGGAACTGGTGGAATTCCGGCTATGGCTTTACCGGTTACTCCAGCATCCGGGACGGCATCATCTACTCCATGAACATTGTGGCTGTGCGCTGCCTTATGGAGACAGTCACGCCTCAGCTGGGCGTGGAGTACGCAGAAAACATGGGCATTACCTCCCTTACAAAGGACGACCTGGGAGCAGCCACTGCCCTGGGCGGCATCACAAAGGGCGTTTCCAACCTGGAGCTGACCACGGCCTACGCCTCCATTGCCAACGGCGGCGTTTACACAAAGCCACGATTCTTCACCAAGATACTGGACCACAACGGAAAGGTACTCATAGACAATGAACCGGAGACAAAGCAGGTGTTAAAGGATTCCACTGCCTTCCTTTTGACGGACGCCATGTCCGAATCCATGAAGAGCAACCGCAAATTCACCCGCCCGGGCGTGTCCATCAACTCCACCAGCACCCGGGCTGCCCTGACAGGCATGACTGCGGCCGGCAAGAGCGGCACCACCACCTCCAACAACGATGTATGGTTCGTGGGCTACACGCCTTATTATACCGCCGGCATATGGGGCGGATGTGACAACAACCAGAAGCTTAAGCACGGAGGCGTGAATAACGGCGGCACCACCTTCCACAAGGACATCTGGCGCAACATCATGAACCGGGTCCATGAGGGCTTGTCAGACCCGGGATTTGCAGTGCCGGACAGCATTGAGACCGCGGAAATCTGCCGCAAATCCGGCAAGAGAGCTGTCTCCGGTGTCTGCAACCACGACCCCAGAGGGAATGCGGTCTATACCGAATATTTTGCAAAGGGAACCGCTCCCACGGAAGTCTGCGACAAGCATGTGGAGGTTACCGTATGCGCGGAGTCAGGCATGCGCCCCACTCCCTACTGCCCCACTAAGACTACCAGGGTATGCATGACGCTGCCGGAGGGCGAGGAGGGAGCCACGGACGATTCCGTATTTGCCATCCCGGGCTACTGCACCATCCACTCCGACGTTTCCACTATCATTCCGCCAAACACCGGCGATTCCGATAATACAGGGCCTACCGTGACACCTATCGGTCCGGGATACCAGTCCCCGCAGGAATCCACGGAAGGGTTTGGTCCGGGGAACCGGCCTTACTAG
- the spoVAE gene encoding stage V sporulation protein AE, which yields MDYLKAFIVGGIICALVQILLEKTKMMPGRVMVTLVVSGAILGAIGLYEPFAKWAGAGATVPLLGFGNTLWKGVKEGIGEDGLLGIFKGGLTASSAGICGALVFGYLASLVFKPKMK from the coding sequence ATGGACTATTTAAAAGCGTTTATCGTGGGAGGAATCATCTGCGCCCTGGTGCAGATACTGCTGGAAAAAACAAAGATGATGCCGGGGCGGGTCATGGTCACCCTGGTGGTCAGCGGTGCCATACTGGGAGCCATAGGGCTCTATGAGCCCTTTGCCAAATGGGCAGGGGCAGGAGCCACCGTGCCTCTTCTGGGCTTTGGAAACACCCTCTGGAAAGGCGTAAAGGAGGGAATCGGAGAGGACGGGCTTCTGGGTATCTTTAAGGGCGGATTAACGGCCAGTTCCGCGGGAATATGCGGCGCATTGGTATTCGGTTATCTGGCATCCCTTGTGTTTAAGCCGAAGATGAAGTGA
- a CDS encoding YigZ family protein encodes MVDSYKILYKGGSGELVEKKSRFIADLCPVSSEEEALDFIEEIRKKYWDARHHCFAYIIGDRGQTARCSDDGEPSQTAGKPMMDVLAGAELHDVCAVVTRYFGGTLLGTGGLVRAYSGAVKEGLKNCVILEKRLAVRLNITTDYNGVGKIQYIAAQGGIDTLDTQYTDKAVFTFLVPMAEEGRFTAQIIEGTAGKAVIRREGEVYYGLGDSGLVVF; translated from the coding sequence GTGGTAGATAGTTATAAAATTCTGTACAAGGGAGGCTCAGGAGAGCTGGTGGAGAAGAAGTCGCGCTTCATAGCGGACCTGTGCCCGGTATCCTCAGAGGAGGAGGCCCTGGATTTTATAGAGGAAATCAGAAAGAAATACTGGGATGCAAGGCACCACTGTTTTGCTTATATCATCGGGGACAGGGGGCAGACCGCCCGGTGCAGCGACGACGGGGAGCCGTCCCAGACAGCCGGAAAACCCATGATGGATGTGCTGGCAGGGGCGGAGCTCCACGATGTGTGTGCCGTTGTAACCCGGTACTTCGGAGGTACCCTGCTGGGCACAGGGGGACTGGTGCGGGCATATTCCGGGGCTGTCAAGGAAGGATTGAAAAACTGCGTTATCCTGGAGAAAAGACTGGCTGTCCGTCTGAACATCACCACGGATTACAACGGCGTGGGAAAGATTCAGTACATTGCGGCCCAGGGCGGGATCGACACCCTGGACACCCAGTATACGGATAAAGCCGTGTTCACCTTCCTGGTTCCCATGGCAGAGGAGGGAAGATTCACGGCCCAGATTATAGAAGGGACCGCAGGAAAGGCTGTTATCCGGAGAGAGGGCGAGGTATACTACGGTCTTGGCGACAGCGGCCTGGTGGTGTTTTAA
- the typA gene encoding translational GTPase TypA, which translates to MKMKREDVRNIAIIAHVDHGKTTLVDQLLRQSGVFRVNQEVQERVMDSNDLERERGITILSKNTAVFYKDTKINIIDTPGHADFGGEVERVLKMVDGVVLVVDAYEGPMPQTKFVLQKALDLNLSVIVCINKIDRPEARPGDVIDETLELMMDLDATDEQLDCPFIYASARGGFAKYKIEDPEADMSPLFETIINHIPAPEGDPDAETQVLISTIDYNEFVGRIGIGRVDNGGLKVNQECVLVNHHEPDKFKKIKIGKLYEFDGLKRVEVQEAGIGSIVAISGIADIHIGDTICTPNNPESIPFQKISEPTIAMYFMVNDSPLAGQEGKYITSRHLRDRLFRELNTDVSLRVEETDSADCFKVSGRGELHLSVLIENMRREGFEFAVSKAEVLYKYDERNRKLEPMELAYVDVPEEYTGVVIQKLTSRKGALQGMSQAAGGYSRLEFSIPSRGLIGYRGDFMTDTKGNGILNTIFDGYSEYKGDLFYRQTGSLIAFEAGEAITYGLFNAQERGTLFIGPGVKVYSGMVVGQSPKAEDIEINVCKTKKLTNTRSSSADEALKLTPPKIMSLEQALDFIDTDELLEVTPESLRIRKKILDPTLRKRASFKNK; encoded by the coding sequence ATGAAGATGAAAAGAGAAGATGTAAGAAATATCGCTATCATTGCCCATGTAGACCATGGTAAGACCACATTAGTAGACCAGCTATTGAGGCAGAGCGGCGTGTTCCGCGTAAACCAGGAGGTACAGGAGCGTGTTATGGACTCCAATGACCTGGAGCGTGAGAGAGGAATCACCATCCTGTCCAAGAACACGGCTGTATTTTATAAAGACACAAAAATTAACATCATCGACACACCAGGACACGCTGATTTCGGCGGCGAGGTGGAGCGTGTGCTCAAGATGGTGGACGGCGTTGTACTGGTAGTGGACGCCTATGAGGGCCCCATGCCCCAGACTAAGTTCGTGCTTCAGAAGGCGCTGGATCTGAACCTGTCCGTCATCGTATGCATCAACAAGATTGACAGGCCTGAGGCCAGACCGGGGGATGTCATAGACGAGACGCTGGAGCTTATGATGGACCTGGACGCAACGGATGAGCAGTTGGACTGCCCCTTTATCTACGCATCTGCCAGGGGCGGATTCGCAAAATACAAGATTGAGGATCCGGAAGCGGACATGAGTCCCCTGTTTGAAACCATTATAAACCATATCCCGGCACCGGAGGGAGATCCGGACGCGGAGACCCAGGTGCTCATAAGCACCATTGACTACAACGAGTTCGTTGGCCGTATCGGCATCGGACGTGTGGACAACGGGGGACTTAAGGTGAACCAGGAATGTGTTCTGGTAAACCATCATGAGCCGGATAAGTTTAAGAAAATCAAGATAGGAAAGCTCTATGAGTTTGACGGTCTTAAGAGAGTGGAGGTGCAGGAGGCGGGAATTGGTTCCATCGTTGCCATCTCCGGTATTGCAGACATCCATATCGGCGATACCATCTGTACCCCTAATAACCCGGAATCTATTCCGTTCCAGAAGATATCCGAACCCACCATTGCCATGTATTTTATGGTCAATGACAGCCCGCTGGCAGGCCAGGAGGGCAAATATATCACCTCCCGCCATCTGCGTGACCGCCTGTTCAGGGAGCTGAACACGGACGTGAGCCTGCGGGTGGAGGAGACAGATTCCGCGGACTGCTTCAAGGTGTCGGGCCGCGGTGAGCTTCACCTGTCGGTTCTGATTGAAAACATGCGCCGTGAGGGCTTTGAGTTTGCTGTCAGCAAGGCAGAGGTACTCTATAAGTACGATGAGAGAAACCGCAAGCTTGAGCCCATGGAGCTGGCCTATGTGGATGTGCCTGAGGAATACACAGGCGTTGTTATCCAGAAGCTGACCAGCCGTAAGGGCGCCCTTCAGGGCATGAGCCAGGCAGCCGGCGGTTATTCCAGGCTGGAATTTTCCATCCCCTCCAGAGGACTGATCGGTTACCGCGGCGACTTTATGACGGATACAAAGGGAAATGGTATCCTGAACACCATTTTTGACGGCTACTCAGAGTACAAGGGCGATCTGTTCTACCGCCAGACCGGCTCCCTCATTGCCTTTGAGGCGGGCGAGGCCATTACCTACGGCCTTTTCAATGCCCAGGAAAGAGGCACCCTGTTTATCGGACCGGGCGTCAAGGTGTATTCCGGCATGGTAGTGGGCCAGAGTCCTAAGGCAGAGGACATTGAAATCAATGTCTGCAAGACAAAGAAGCTGACCAACACCCGTTCCTCCAGCGCTGACGAGGCACTTAAGCTGACGCCGCCTAAAATCATGAGCCTGGAGCAGGCACTGGACTTCATTGATACGGATGAGCTTTTGGAGGTGACTCCGGAGAGCCTGCGCATCCGCAAAAAGATTCTGGATCCAACCCTGAGAAAAAGGGCCTCATTTAAGAATAAATAA